One part of the Aquipuribacter hungaricus genome encodes these proteins:
- a CDS encoding alpha/beta hydrolase — protein sequence PPRPGLLRGPALRALGAAQLPSLPEHVLLHRGGVRRYLDDARATPAPAADVDYYVASVRVPSVAHTSLEPWRWLARASLRPDGVRWWRSVRGDVAVPVLRVDGGEDRFAVGRAVDRTGPGAGAVPAPDGQQRVVLPGVGHLVPEEAPEQLLEALLAWLPGVVRPG from the coding sequence CGCCGCCCCGGCCCGGCCTGCTCCGGGGGCCGGCGCTCCGCGCGCTGGGGGCCGCGCAGCTGCCGAGCCTGCCCGAGCACGTCCTGCTCCACCGCGGCGGGGTGCGCCGCTACCTCGACGACGCCCGCGCCACCCCGGCGCCCGCGGCCGACGTGGACTACTACGTGGCCTCGGTGCGGGTGCCGTCGGTGGCCCACACCAGCCTGGAGCCGTGGCGGTGGCTCGCGCGGGCGTCGCTCCGCCCTGACGGGGTGCGGTGGTGGCGCTCGGTGCGCGGGGACGTCGCCGTGCCCGTGCTGCGGGTGGACGGCGGCGAGGACCGGTTCGCCGTGGGACGTGCCGTCGACCGGACCGGTCCCGGCGCGGGGGCCGTGCCTGCGCCGGACGGTCAGCAGCGCGTCGTGCTCCCCGGTGTGGGGCACCTGGTGCCGGAGGAGGCGCCGGAGCAGCTCCTCGAGGCCCTGCTCGCCTGGCTGCCCGGCGTGGTCCGGCCCGGCTGA